A genome region from Bacteroidota bacterium includes the following:
- a CDS encoding helix-turn-helix transcriptional regulator, which yields METARIIGNNIKNFRIRFGFSQDHIANYLGVDRTTISKYESGEREISLINLNKLADLFGIEIDYLLEANAVDKTANLVFAFRKQGIEEQDIKSIAEFQKVVKNYLKILKISDEKE from the coding sequence ATGGAAACAGCGAGGATTATTGGCAATAACATTAAAAATTTTCGAATCAGATTTGGTTTTTCACAGGATCATATTGCTAATTATCTGGGAGTAGATAGGACTACAATAAGCAAATATGAAAGTGGTGAAAGAGAAATATCTTTGATCAATTTAAATAAACTGGCTGATCTTTTTGGAATTGAAATAGATTATTTGCTTGAAGCCAATGCTGTCGACAAAACAGCAAATTTGGTATTTGCTTTTCGTAAACAAGGAATTGAAGAGCAAGACATAAAAAGTATTGCAGAATTCCAGAAAGTAGTCAAAAATTATTTGAAAATTCTTAAGATTAGCGATGAAAAAGAATAG